From Candidatus Zixiibacteriota bacterium:
GGAAGGCCAGATATTGACCTTCAGGGTTCACGCTACAGACATAAATGGTGACAGGCTGGTTTTGAGTGCTCTGAATGTTCCAACTAATGCCGTCTTTACAGATAGTGGTAACGGAGCAGGTTCTTTCAGATTTAGCCCAAATTACAACCAGGCGGGAATCTATAACGTGACCTTCATTGCCAGGGATACCGTGGGTGCTGCTGATAGTGAGTTAGTTCGAATAACCGTGAGTGATGTAAAGAGGCCGCATGTTTTGTCCTCCATAAGTCCAAAATCAGTCATTGAGGGCCAGGTATTGACCTTAAGGATACACGCCACAAATATAAATGGTGGGCGAATGATTTTGAGCGCTTTAAATGTTCCTGTCAATGCCACTTTTACTGACAGTACCAATGGAGCAGGTTCATTTACTTTCAGTCCTAACTATGCTCAGGCAGGAATATATAACGTAACCTTTATTGCCAGGGATACCGTAGGTGCGGCTGATAGTGAGCTCGTATCCATAACTGTTAATAATGTTAATCTTGCGCCTCTAGTGGATTCGATCGGCCCGAAAACTATGGATGAAGGTACTATTTTAGTCTTTAGAGTGCACGCTACCGATGCGGATGCGGAAAGCCTGAGATTAACTGCTACCAGTCTCCCCCTCAATTCCATCTTCACGGATAGTGGCAATGGAGCAAGTTCATTCTATTTCAGCCCGAGTTGTTCCCAGGCAGGCATATATAATGTCACTTTCAAAGCTACAGACCCTTATCTTGCTTCGGATAGTGAGATAGTCCACATCCGGGTTAGACCTCCAGCTAACCTGATTGCAGGAGACCCGAATGGAGACCTGTTTGTTACTGTCTCGGATGTGGTTTATATTATAAATTATCTATTTAAGAGCGGTCCTCCTCCGCTTCACTGCCCGAGATCCGGAGATGTCAACTGTGACGGAAAGGTGACTGTCTCAGATGCAGTTTATCTGATAAATTACCTTTTCAAAGGAGGCCCTCCGCTCTGCCAGTAAGAAAAGTTCAAGGGATAAAAGTCCGTAGCGTCCGACCTTGGTGTTGGACGTTTTTTTCAAAAAAAAGCTGCAGCAGGGTGAAAAAACCTGCTTCAGCTTTTAGGTTTTGTCTTTTAATTAACTTTTAATTCAGATACGCCCTTAAAGTCTTGCTTCGGGAGGCATGCCTGAGCCTCCGGATAGCTTTTTCCTTAATCTGCCTGACTCTTTCACGAGTTAATCCAAACCTTGCTCCGATCTCCTCTAAGGTCAAAGGCTTTTCCTGGGTCAATCCGAAATAGAGACTTATCACCTGCGCCTCTCTGCCGCTTAAGGTTCTCAAGGCCCTTCCAATTTCCAGCCTTAAGGATTCGTCTAAAAGAGCCTCATCCGGAGCTGGCTGAAGCTCGTCCTCCAGCACATCCATCAGACTGTTGTCCTCCGAGGTGGAAAAAGGAGCATCTAAGGAAAGATGGGTATTGGAGATCTTAAGGGTATCTGACACTTCTAAGGTGGAAAGCTCTAACTCTTTGGCTATCTCAGCCGGGCTCGGCTCACGTCCGAATTCCTGCTGCAAGGAGCTGGAGATCTTCCCTATCTTGTGGAGAGTTCCCACCCGGTTTAAAGGAAGTCTCACAATTCTGGACTGTTCAGCCAGAGCCTGTAAGATCGCCTGTCTTATCCACCAGACCGCATAAGAAATGAACTTGAAACCTCTGGTTTCATCAAACCTTTTAGCCGCTTTTATCAGCCCGATATTCCCCTCATTGATCAAATCAGCTAAAGAAAGACCTTGATTTTGATACTGCTTAGCTACGCTGACCACAAATCTCAGATTTGCTTTGGTCAGTTTCTCTAAAGCAGACTGATCACCATTTTTAATCTTCTTAGCTAACTCGACCTCTTCCGCTGCCTTTATCAGAGGAGTTTCTCCTATCTCCCTCAAATAGAGATCTAAGGATTTGTCCTCATCCCTATATCTCTTTGAGTTTCTGGCCAAGAAATCACTCCTTTCCTATTCGGGTTTAACTACCAAATACATCGAATTCCCGTTGCGGATGATTAAAAAGGCTATAACTTTTTTCCTGTCCTTAAGCCCCCGGATTATTCTGGTATAATCTTCTTTAGTCTGAACCGACTTCCTGTCGATCTCTGAGATTATGTCGCCGGGCTGAATTCCGCTATCGTCCGCGATGCTTCCTTGATCGACCCCGGTAACTATCACACCCTTGGTATATATTACCCCGAACTGGGAAGCGAGATCTTCAGTCGCAGTCTCGACCTGAATCCCCAGCCAGTCTTTTTGTTCCTCCTCCTGTTTCTGAGGTTTTTCCTGCGGCGTAGCCGCCAGGAACTTGCTCCTCTCTCCCAGCTTTACCTTGAGAACCATTTTTTTCCCGTTCCTCAGGATGCCTAAGTCTATAGTCTTTCCTGGCTCCAGCCCAGCCACCTGCAGTCTGAACTGGTCTGCATCTGCAACCTTTTTTCCATCCAGGGTCAGGATCACGTCTCCAGTTTTCATGCCGGCTTTTGCTGCTGGAGTGTTGGGCTGCACCTGTTGAACTAGCAACCCTTCGGTTGAAGGAAGATCAAAGGCATCTTTCAAGTCTTTAGTGATATTGACTGGGGCAATCCCTAAATATCCCCTGGAGACCTGCTTCCCCTCTGCCAAACGTGGAAGTACAGTTTTCGCT
This genomic window contains:
- a CDS encoding tandem-95 repeat protein gives rise to the protein SFRVHATDINVDRLILSALNVPLNATFTDSANGSGSFRFSPSYSQSGVYNVTFIARDTVGAADSEIVAITVTNVNNPPVLDPIGAKKVKEGQILTFRVHATDINGDRLVLSALNVPTNAVFTDSGNGAGSFRFSPNYNQAGIYNVTFIARDTVGAADSELVRITVSDVKRPHVLSSISPKSVIEGQVLTLRIHATNINGGRMILSALNVPVNATFTDSTNGAGSFTFSPNYAQAGIYNVTFIARDTVGAADSELVSITVNNVNLAPLVDSIGPKTMDEGTILVFRVHATDADAESLRLTATSLPLNSIFTDSGNGASSFYFSPSCSQAGIYNVTFKATDPYLASDSEIVHIRVRPPANLIAGDPNGDLFVTVSDVVYIINYLFKSGPPPLHCPRSGDVNCDGKVTVSDAVYLINYLFKGGPPLCQ
- a CDS encoding sigma-70 family RNA polymerase sigma factor, whose translation is MARNSKRYRDEDKSLDLYLREIGETPLIKAAEEVELAKKIKNGDQSALEKLTKANLRFVVSVAKQYQNQGLSLADLINEGNIGLIKAAKRFDETRGFKFISYAVWWIRQAILQALAEQSRIVRLPLNRVGTLHKIGKISSSLQQEFGREPSPAEIAKELELSTLEVSDTLKISNTHLSLDAPFSTSEDNSLMDVLEDELQPAPDEALLDESLRLEIGRALRTLSGREAQVISLYFGLTQEKPLTLEEIGARFGLTRERVRQIKEKAIRRLRHASRSKTLRAYLN